A single window of Cloacibacillus sp. DNA harbors:
- a CDS encoding thioredoxin domain-containing protein produces MNKNMRVGIITLLFFFVASTAGFLAVVFIEAEVIKTVRKNPDVLMEILSNDCEELYRMTQRGENQIYENGLREAWLVDAKQNDRINKISFAGSPTKGNKNSPVKIVVYSDFFCRYCRELAPDIAKLSAKYSLGYVYKTLPLAQIPNAELAAEYFIGAFLVSPEKAWKLHDEFYKNPQRIVKEGEKYFNEVLGECGFNVSEAVAVIKSQQVKRLVERDVKEAENLGIQFRPCIFIGNLKIPGKVSFELLCEAAEIAISKVKTKK; encoded by the coding sequence ATGAATAAAAATATGAGAGTTGGCATTATTACACTTCTTTTTTTCTTCGTAGCCAGTACAGCTGGTTTTTTAGCTGTGGTATTTATTGAAGCGGAAGTTATAAAGACTGTCCGCAAAAATCCTGATGTATTGATGGAAATTCTTAGCAACGACTGCGAAGAACTTTATCGGATGACCCAACGCGGAGAAAATCAAATATATGAAAATGGGCTGCGAGAGGCGTGGTTGGTGGATGCAAAGCAAAATGACCGTATAAATAAAATATCATTTGCTGGCAGCCCTACTAAAGGCAATAAGAATTCTCCCGTAAAAATTGTTGTTTATTCCGATTTTTTTTGTCGGTACTGTCGAGAGCTGGCACCCGATATTGCAAAACTTTCTGCGAAATATAGTCTTGGATATGTTTACAAAACACTTCCATTAGCCCAGATACCCAACGCGGAATTGGCGGCAGAATATTTTATTGGCGCATTTTTAGTTTCCCCAGAAAAAGCATGGAAGTTACATGACGAATTTTATAAAAATCCACAGCGTATCGTGAAAGAGGGTGAGAAATACTTTAACGAGGTACTGGGAGAATGTGGGTTCAATGTATCAGAGGCGGTTGCGGTCATCAAATCACAACAGGTAAAACGGCTGGTAGAAAGAGACGTCAAGGAAGCGGAAAACCTTGGCATTCAATTTCGCCCTTGTATTTTCATCGGTAATTTAAAAATCCCAGGTAAAGTCAGTTTTGAGTTGTTATGTGAGGCTGCGGAAATTGCTATCTCAAAAGTTAAAACAAAAAAATAA